A single window of Anaerocolumna chitinilytica DNA harbors:
- a CDS encoding tyrosine-type recombinase/integrase, whose translation MKNLQTIISDYLLFCHNQKRLDYKTIKAYKIDLSQFSNFHSCDFSKSINPDSIEDFISTLHQSYKPKTVRRKIASLKAFFHYLEYKEIILINPFNKLQIKFREPINLPKVIPLHIIESFLITLYKQEDLVSTSFQAKCISRDIAVIELLFATGIRISELCSLKQSNIDFIEKNVLINGKGSKERRIQIGNDDVILALRNYHEYFKKELINSDYFFINQRNNRLSEQSVRNMIDKHSKLAAIELHITPHMFRHSFATYLLEEDVDIRYIQEMLGHSSINITQIYTHVTMAKQKNILTKKHPRNTFLFK comes from the coding sequence ATGAAAAATTTACAAACTATCATTTCAGATTATTTATTATTCTGTCACAACCAGAAAAGACTGGATTATAAAACTATCAAGGCATACAAAATTGATTTATCACAATTTTCGAATTTTCACTCATGTGATTTTTCTAAATCTATTAATCCTGACTCCATAGAGGATTTCATTTCTACACTTCACCAATCTTATAAACCTAAAACTGTTAGACGTAAGATAGCAAGTTTGAAAGCTTTTTTTCATTATTTAGAATATAAGGAAATCATTCTAATTAACCCATTCAATAAATTACAAATAAAATTTCGCGAACCTATAAACTTACCAAAAGTCATACCTTTACACATAATTGAAAGCTTTCTCATTACATTATATAAACAAGAAGATTTAGTCTCAACTTCATTTCAAGCAAAATGTATTTCACGTGACATTGCAGTCATAGAACTCCTATTTGCAACCGGAATTAGAATTTCAGAACTTTGTTCTTTAAAACAATCCAATATTGATTTTATAGAAAAGAATGTACTAATTAATGGAAAGGGATCAAAAGAACGTCGAATTCAAATCGGTAATGATGATGTAATTTTAGCCTTAAGAAATTACCATGAATATTTTAAGAAAGAACTTATAAATTCGGATTATTTTTTTATAAATCAAAGAAATAATCGTCTTTCTGAACAATCTGTGCGGAATATGATAGATAAACATTCTAAATTAGCTGCTATTGAGCTACATATTACACCACATATGTTTAGACATTCATTTGCAACATACCTTTTAGAAGAAGATGTCGATATTCGTTACATACAAGAGATGTTAGGGCATAGTTCTATAAATATAACACAGATTTACACACATGTCACAATGGCTAAGCAAAAAAATATTTTAACAAAAAAGCATCCTAGAAATACGTTTCTATTCAAATGA